A genome region from Brassica oleracea var. oleracea cultivar TO1000 chromosome C2, BOL, whole genome shotgun sequence includes the following:
- the LOC106322862 gene encoding LOW QUALITY PROTEIN: protein RALF-like 27 (The sequence of the model RefSeq protein was modified relative to this genomic sequence to represent the inferred CDS: inserted 1 base in 1 codon; substituted 1 base at 1 genomic stop codon) produces the protein MTRSVIFFFTVSLLLLLAAVSAIASSGNVTSGFSYGGCVSGVTVGECITAAVEDEEGVEAVVRRILQQQRRKLSYKALQKQXSCNGKIAXIGTANQRNAPCTYYNRCKRAT, from the exons ATGACAAGATCAGTTATCTTCTTCTTTACTGTCTCTCTTCTGCTTCTTCTTGCGGCGGTTTCTGCAATTGCATCTTCAGGGAACGTGACAAGTGGGTTTAGTTATGGTGGTTGTGTTTCTGGAGTCACCGTTGGAGAATGCATAACTGCAGCGGTTGAGGATGAGGAGGGAGTTGAGGCGGTGGTGAGGAGGATTCTGCAACAACAGAGGAGGAAACTAAGCTACAAAGCTCTGCAGAAGCAGTAATCTTGCAATGGTAAGATCG GCATTGGAACAGCTAACCAGAGAAACGCACCTTGCACTTACTACAACAGATGCAAACGTGCCACTTAG
- the LOC106322860 gene encoding protein RALF-like 27, whose protein sequence is MTRSVFFFFTVSLLLLLLLAADLATASSGNTTSGFGYGGCASGDTVGECITAAVEEEEGVEAVVRRVLQQQRRKLSYAALQKQQSCNGKIAGNCIGTANRRNAPCTYYNRCKRAT, encoded by the coding sequence ATGACAAGATCAGTTTTCTTCTTCTTTACTGTCTCTCTTTTGCTTCTTCTTCTTCTTGCGGCGGATTTGGCAACTGCATCTTCAGGAAACACCACAAGTGGGTTTGGATATGGTGGATGTGCTTCCGGAGACACCGTTGGAGAATGCATAACTGCAGCGGTTGAAGAGGAGGAGGGAGTTGAGGCGGTGGTGAGGAGGGTTCTGCAACAACAGAGGAGGAAACTAAGCTACGCAGCTCTACAGAAGCAGCAATCTTGTAATGGTAAGATCGCAGGTAATTGTATTGGAACAGCTAACCGGAGAAACGCACCTTGCACTTACTACAACAGATGCAAACGTGCCACTTAG
- the LOC106324411 gene encoding uncharacterized protein LOC106324411, giving the protein MGSTDAFQLKNGRKTSWFDCHRRFLPINHPYRRNKKLFRSKRIVLNTAPPYLSGEEIEKYIDYYGAQDTVKKGGNWHTTANMSAGYGTQHNWHKKSIFWELPYWKNLLLRHNLDVMHIEKNFFDNIINTLFNVPGKTKDNKNSRLDLPALCSRIELHIRNDGKIPIPIFRLSA; this is encoded by the coding sequence ATGGGAAGCACAGACGCATTTCAGCTGAAAAATGGTAGGAAGACGTCCTGGTTTGATTGTCATCGGAGATTTCTTCCCATTAATCATCCGTACCGAAGGAATAAGAAATTGTTTCGGTCAAAAAGGATTGTACTAAACACCGCTCCGCCATATTTATCTGGAGAGGAAATCGAGAAGTATATTGATTACTATGGTGCACAAGACACAGTCAAGAAAGGGGGTAATTGGCATACTACTGCAAATATGTCTGCTGGTTACGGGACACAGCATAATTGGCACAAGAAGAGTATATTTTGGGAACTTCCATATTGGAAAAATCTACTTCTACGCCACAATCTTGATGTGATGCATATAGAGAAGAACTTCTTTGACAACATCATCAATACATTGTTTAACGTCCCCGGGAAGACAAAAGATAACAAGAACTCAAGGTTGGATTTGCCTGCATTATGTTCTAGGATTGAGCTGCATATTAGAAACGATGGGAAAATTCCGATTCCCATTTTCAGATTGTCAGCATAA
- the LOC106324412 gene encoding RNA polymerase II C-terminal domain phosphatase-like 4, with protein sequence MLDLDQTLLHYVPVSQLSDKEKYLMEEPESRVDLLRFNEENPEHMIKLRPFLREFLKEANKLFRMHVYTMSSYGYARDVLSFIDPGKRYFGNRVITREKSPHKKTLDLISADQRRVVIVDDNTSVWPQHKPNLLQVSQYIYFRYQMTNNNSEEDSYSYAEKESDECRSNGALSNVLKLLQKAHTRFQQEEDSNDLRLLIRD encoded by the coding sequence ATGCTTGACTTGGATCAAACGCTTCTCCACTATGTCCCTGTTTCACAGCTTTCTGATAAAGAAAAATATTTGATGGAAGAACCTGAGTCAAGGGTTGATCTACTGAGGTTTAACGAAGAAAATCCCGAGCATATGATAAAGTTACGACCTTTCCTCCGCGAGTTTCTGAAAGAAGCCAACAAGCTTTTCCGCATGCACGTTTACACGATGAGCAGTTACGGCTACGCGCGGGATGTATTGAGTTTTATTGATCCTGGTAAAAGATATTTTGGAAATAGAGTCATAACCAGAGAGAAATCCCCTCATAAGAAGACACTTGATCTTATCTCTGCTGATCAACGAAGAGTGGTTATTGTTGATGATAATACTAGTGTTTGGCCTCAACACAAGCCAAACTTGTTGCAGGTCTCACAGTACATTTATTTCAGATACCAGATGACGAATAATAATTCGGAAGAAGATTCTTATTCTTACGCAGAGAAGGAGAGCGACGAGTGTCGAAGCAATGGAGCATTGTCTAATGTTCTCAAACTCCTTCAAAAAGCTCACACAAGATTCCAACAAGAAGAGGATTCTAACGACTTGAGGCTTTTGATACGTGACTGA
- the LOC106324415 gene encoding protein RALF-like 27, translating into MYVARSVFFFLFFTVSLLLLLAAASATASSGNVTSGFGYGGCGSGDTVGECITAVVEDEEGVEAVVRRILQQQRRKLSYKALQKQPTCNGKIAGNCIGTANRRNARCTYYNRCKRAT; encoded by the exons ATGT ACGTGGCAAGATCAGTTTTCTTCTTCTTGTTCTTTACTGTCTCTCTTCTGCTTCTTCTTGCGGCTGCTTCAGCAACGGCATCTTCAGGGAACGTGACAAGTGGGTTTGGATATGGTGGATGTGGCTCCGGAGACACCGTTGGAGAGTGCATAACGGCGGTGGTTGAGGATGAGGAGGGAGTTGAGGCGGTGGTGCGGAGGATTCTGCAACAACAGAGGAGGAAACTAAGCTACAAAGCTCTGCAGAAGCAGCCAACTTGTAATGGTAAGATCGCAGGTAACTGTATTGGAACAGCTAACCGGAGAAACGCACGATGCACTTACTACAACAGATGCAAACGTGCTACTTAG
- the LOC106324413 gene encoding putative methylesterase 11, chloroplastic encodes MDETKILVEGVKLDDLETNHFILIHGGGFGAWCWYKTIALLEEDGFKVTAIDLAGCGINSCNINSIASLSQYVKPLTDVLEKLPTGEKVILVGHDFGGACISYAMEQFPSKISKAVFLSAAMLTNGQSTLDMFSLQAGQSDLMRKAQIFIYTNGNEHPPTAIDLDKSLLKDLLFNQSPSKDVALASVSMRSIPFAPVLEKLSLSDGNYGSVRRYYIETLEDNAIPLALQEHMINSSPPEKVYRLKGADHAPFFSKPQALHKFLLEIARIRASHR; translated from the exons ATGGATGAAACTAAGATATTGGTGGAG GGTGTAAAGCTAGATGACTTGGAAACAAACCATTTTATCCTCATCCATGGAGGAGGTTTCGGCGCTTGGTGTTGGTACAAAACCATTGCTCTCCTAGAAGAAGATGGTTTCAAAGTCACCGCCATAGACTTAGCTGGTTGCGGTATCAACTCGTGCAACATAAACAGCATCGCAAGCTTGTCACAGTACGTGAAACCACTTACTGATGTTCTTGAAAAGCTTCCCACAGGAGAGAAGGTGATCTTGGTTGGTCATGACTTCGGTGGAGCATGTATATCTTACGCTATGGAACAGTTTCCTTCCAAGATCTCAAAAGCTGTGTTCCTCTCTGCAGCCATGTTGACTAATGGCCAGAGCACACTCGACATGTTCTCGCTGCAGGCAGGTCAGAGCGACTTAATGAGAAAAGCTCAGATATTTATCTACACAAACGGTAATGAACACCCTCCAACGGCCATTGACTTAGACAAGTCACTTCTTAAAGACCTTTTGTTCAATCAAAGCCCTTCAAAAGATGTTGCATTGGCTTCTGTGTCAATGAGGTCAATCCCGTTTGCGCCGGTTCTTGAGAAACTCTCTCTCTCAGATGGTAACTACGGATCAGTGAGACGGTACTACATAGAGACGCTGGAAGACAATGCCATACCGTTGGCTCTCCAAGAACACATGATCAATAGTAGTCCACCTGAAAAAGTTTACCGGTTAAAAGGTGCTGACCATGCTCCTTTCTTCTCTAAGCCACAAGCTTTGCATAAATTTTTACTTGAGATTGCCAGGATTAGAGCCTCTCACAGATAG